The DNA region TCAGAATGATATACAcatcatgattaaaaaaaggcttTGTTTTGTCTGCAGGAATGGTTCGGGGACATGCATGTCCAGCCCCCCACTGGCTGCGCAGACGGTGGTTCCTCTGAAGCACTGTAAGATCCCCGAGTTATCTGTGGATCGTAACGTGCTGTTCGAGCTCCATCTTTTCTTCTGCCACCTCATCGCCCTCTTTGTCCATTACGTCAACATCTACAAGACCGTGTGGTGGTACCCCCCATCTCAccctccctcacacacatcACTGGTGAGTACTTAGTGGTCAGCTGTTGACTGACGATCATGTTTGTTCTGGTTATATTGTTTTCAGCAGTCGTTTTGTCTGCCACAGATCACTGTATCGCTGTTGTTTTGAAATTGAAATGACCTGAACTTGTACTTTAGAGCTGTGCTTATTTGTTTATGTGAGCAATAATCCTGAATCAACCTTATTATTTACAGAACTTTCACCTTATTGATTATAACATGCTGGTGTTCACAATCATCATACTGGCAAGGAGGTTAATTGCAGCAATTGTTAAAGAGGTaagaatttttatttttggctTCTACCTTTTTGTGAAATAGCACAAATCATGTAACTCGTAagtatttgtgtttgtattttactGTGTTTACAAGCCTCAAATACGTCCCTGCTCATCAATTCACAAGGATTTTTCCTGcgctttgtttctctctcacatctttgattgtgtttctgtgttgaaTAAAGGTGTATTgaaaaaatgtatgcatttgACTATtctgtctccctcctcctcccttccacTCAGGCATCACAGAGTGGGAAACTCTCCTTCCCTCATTCGATCTTTCTAGTGATGGCTCGGTTTGCTGTGCTAACGCTGACGGGCTGGAGCCTGTGTCGCTCCCTCATTTACCTCTTCAGAACCTATTCTGTCCTCAGCCTGCTCTTCCTCTGCTACCCGTAAGTATCCACAGCGACAACAAAGAGGCTTGTATTGAATTAACAGAACATGTTTTAGATGTTTCCAtgtcgtacacacacacattttaaaagttcCAATGCATATTTCTTGTATTTCATAGTTTGTGTTACCCAGCTTCAGTTGTTTTGGTTCctgctggtttgtttgtgttcatattGTCTCCATCTATCAATGGCTGGATTTGATACAGCTGGATATCAAATGAGTTTGAAAACTGTTTTTGCTGAAACAAGCTGTAtatatagagtggtgcagagATGAACACACTCTGCAGTTAGAATCACACTGGTTCCCTCGATTAAAACGcaatttttccattggcttttggatttggcaaacatttatgatacttacacattttgttccatAAAATAATCtcaacaaatgaacaccacttttatgatttttgaagaatGATTgtaatcggcagaagtaaaaagctaacgttagggtataaacgaactacatcacggtcgcatgagcatgagtatacacaacgaggctgtaacggCGGAcgtgtcggcgtgatgacgtttagtattctcatttagccacttgttagcaaccgccttttttaagacatatgaAAGCTTCataaattcacgagtggggtatttactgacgtattttatatcgtagaacacgACGTTAAAATATCTTAAGCTTGTGCTAACCACAGATATAACTAAGAACCTACTGACTTCCAGACaggggaaccggaagtgctataatgctaactcatttctgcgTTTTAGGACTTAAAAGAGGTCTGAACCCTGATTTGAATGATGAAAGTAATCTGGTGTTTGTGGTCTCTTGAGCTTTCAAGTGAAGTGCTTCAATTgaaacatttattaaatattcataatatgATGTTTGGATGCTGTTATCCATGGTGTCTCTGCTTGCAAACATTTTCATCATGAGTGGCCTCAATATATATCGCCTAACAGGCAGTGATGTACAGAAGGTGGTCCAGTTCAACATTAATCCAAAAGAGGAAACAATTTTCATGTGATGTGGTGTTTATAGATTTTTGAGACTGTTCTAACTGATGACACAAAGACACTTGGAGTCTTACTTGTTTGGGTTTTTAACACCAGTGCAGACTGTTGTGccaaaaaatgtttgtattCAATGTGAGATAATTTGCTCAACCACTCTGGCAGTGTTGATATGGGTCATCAGGATTTGTAAAAGTTAACCGTAGCTGTTGTTTCCACGCAGATTCGGGATGTATATTCCGTTCTTCCGGCTGAGCTGTGACTTCCGTCGAGCAGGTCCGCTCTCCCCCATCGCCAGCATCGGCTCCAAGGAGGTGGGCAGCGTGGGCCGGGGCAGGGACTACTTGACCGTGCTGAAGGAGACGTGGAAGCAGCACACCAGCCAGCTGTACGGCGTCCAGGCCATGCCGACTCATGCCTGCTGCCTCTCCCCGGATCTCATCCGCAAGGAGGTGGAATACCTGAAGATGGACTTCAACTGGAGGATGAAGGAAGTGCTGGTCAGCTCGATGCTCAGTGCTTACTATGTGGCCTTTGTACCTGTCTGGTTTGTCAAGGTAAGAAACTCGTAGCAGTCACCCCTTTTTCTGAAGATCTTCATTTTCTttaatgaaacatattttttccacattCATTTTGGCTGACTCCTGAGGTAACTAGCAAATGATTCAGATCACCTGATGTGATCGGGTGTGGGGCCTTGTTCCTGAGTGAAAGTTGGGTGCAGCTGAGTGCATTTTTTGcctttggccaatcagggtgtgatGACGCCCTTCTCGGAAGTCATGAAAGAGGTGGAGAATAGGACACCTGCGGCATTCTCAACTTGCTAAATACCAGCGCAGACCGCAAACTCTCACCTCTTACATATTGACAGTGGTTAGAGGAAGTAGGGTTGTCTGCCACTGGGCACTCCACTGGGGAGTTGCCAAAAGCCAGATTACcttaaaaacttaaacttaaaacactTCAACTTTATTAGAAGTTATTATTACTTGCCATAAGAAAAAGCTTGTTCCCTAATGTGCAAGTTGACAAACATTTTAAGGCTTTATTTTGTCCATTTATATTCATTTGTGCACACCAGCATTTTTTATGCACGTGTCCTTAGAGAATATTTAATTTCGGGGGAACACTTTAAAAAGGGGAAAACTGGAAACTGATCAATATTTAGGTTACTTTATTAAAATCAAAGAGGCATTTGTTTATCAAAAATAAGGAGGCATCTAGATCATCGTTTCCTCAAAATacgtttttgtatttttatgtggGCTGAAATCTGAGGAAATGGCAACAACCGTGACACACGAGTGGCAACCACGAAGGGACA from Sebastes umbrosus isolate fSebUmb1 chromosome 16, fSebUmb1.pri, whole genome shotgun sequence includes:
- the tmem39b gene encoding transmembrane protein 39B, with protein sequence MAGGRRGANRTTYCRPPLSSEPGSVSNGNHSTSSPVTGVRSRTRNGSGTCMSSPPLAAQTVVPLKHCKIPELSVDRNVLFELHLFFCHLIALFVHYVNIYKTVWWYPPSHPPSHTSLNFHLIDYNMLVFTIIILARRLIAAIVKEASQSGKLSFPHSIFLVMARFAVLTLTGWSLCRSLIYLFRTYSVLSLLFLCYPFGMYIPFFRLSCDFRRAGPLSPIASIGSKEVGSVGRGRDYLTVLKETWKQHTSQLYGVQAMPTHACCLSPDLIRKEVEYLKMDFNWRMKEVLVSSMLSAYYVAFVPVWFVKSTQYVDKRWSCELFILVSVSTSVILMRHLLPPRYCDLLHKAAAHLGCWQKVDPSLCSNVLQHIWTEEYMWPQGVLVKHNKNVYKAMGHYNVAVPSDVSHYRFYFFFNKPLRILNILIILEGAMIFYQLYSLICSEKWHQTISLALILFSNYYAFFKLLRDRIVLGKAYSYSNSSSDQKVS